One window of Cellulomonas shaoxiangyii genomic DNA carries:
- a CDS encoding PP2C family protein-serine/threonine phosphatase — protein sequence MTTSPATSHDDLRGRADVDAGLRILLVEDDEGDALLVQEHLADAGLAGGIVWARSVDEALAHLDVDCVLLDLGLPDAMGLGALERVLAAGAPPIVVLTGLTDTDAGLAALAVGAQDYLMKGDVEGDSLARAVRYAVQRRRLEDTDRALYRSLVRAAETTRLERALLPRPVLADPRLEVRVGYRAGRDGLLGGDFYDVVERPDGRVLAIVGDVCGHGPDEAALGATLRTAWRTLVLADVPAGEVLVLLERVLEAERARPEVFTTVSMLAIAPDRRSADLYLAGHPVPLLLGEHSRLLPADSRGRALGIPVGGGWPARRLDLGASWRVLMYTDGLLEATVGPGGERLGKAGLMELTDATLRATSGAPVPVRGQEEDPVLGHLIGAVRARHGGDLVDDAAVVLVGWGA from the coding sequence TTGACGACCTCCCCGGCCACGTCGCACGACGACCTGCGCGGCCGCGCCGACGTCGACGCCGGGCTGCGCATCCTGCTCGTCGAGGACGACGAGGGCGACGCGCTGCTGGTCCAGGAGCACCTCGCCGACGCGGGGCTCGCCGGCGGCATCGTCTGGGCGCGCTCGGTGGACGAGGCGCTCGCCCACCTCGACGTCGACTGCGTCCTGCTCGACCTCGGCCTCCCCGACGCGATGGGCCTGGGGGCGCTCGAGCGCGTCCTGGCGGCCGGCGCGCCCCCGATCGTCGTGCTGACCGGCCTCACGGACACCGACGCGGGGCTCGCCGCGCTCGCCGTCGGCGCGCAGGACTACCTCATGAAGGGCGACGTCGAGGGGGACAGCCTCGCGCGCGCCGTGCGCTACGCCGTCCAGCGCCGTCGCCTCGAGGACACCGACCGCGCCCTGTACCGCAGCCTGGTGCGCGCGGCGGAGACCACGCGCCTCGAGCGGGCTCTGCTGCCCCGTCCCGTGCTGGCGGACCCGCGCCTCGAGGTGCGGGTCGGCTACCGCGCGGGACGCGACGGTCTGCTCGGCGGCGACTTCTACGACGTGGTCGAGCGCCCCGACGGGCGCGTGCTCGCCATCGTGGGCGACGTGTGCGGGCACGGGCCGGACGAGGCCGCGCTCGGGGCCACGCTGCGCACCGCGTGGCGCACCCTCGTGCTGGCCGACGTGCCGGCCGGCGAGGTGCTCGTGCTGCTCGAGCGGGTCCTCGAGGCCGAGCGGGCACGGCCCGAGGTCTTCACGACCGTCTCGATGCTCGCCATCGCGCCCGACCGTCGCTCGGCGGACCTGTATCTCGCGGGCCATCCCGTGCCGCTGCTGCTCGGCGAGCACTCCCGGCTGCTGCCCGCCGACTCGCGCGGCCGGGCGCTCGGCATCCCCGTCGGGGGCGGGTGGCCCGCGCGCCGGCTGGACCTGGGCGCGTCGTGGCGCGTGCTGATGTACACCGACGGGCTGCTGGAGGCCACCGTGGGGCCCGGCGGCGAACGGCTCGGCAAGGCCGGGCTGATGGAGCTCACCGACGCGACGCTGCGTGCCACGAGCGGTGCGCCCGTGCCGGTCCGCGGCCAGGAGGAGGACCCCGTGCTCGGCCACCTGATCGGCGCCGTCCGTGCGCGCCACGGCGGCGACCTCGTCGACGACGCCGCCGTCGTGCTGGTCGGGTGGGGCGCATGA
- a CDS encoding HelD family protein yields the protein MAGSDRELDGEQRVVDGLYARLDELRAQARRRLADVRRQRPSGSPQNRSERDAFATLYEDRVAQLEAVEDRLAFGRLDLVEGERRYIGRIGLNDDEQTPLLTDWRAPAAQAFYRATSARPDGVVRRRHLVTAGRRVTGVEDDVLDLDAFTAAGADPDSLSGLSGEGALLAALAAGRTGRMGDIVATIQAEQDAIIRSELSGALVVQGGPGTGKTAVALHRAAYLLYNHRRLLERSGVLLVGPSRTFLRYIDQVLPSLGETGVVTATVAELVPGVEARGVEDDAVAAVKGRAVMARVVARAVRQRQRVPAEPVRVRIDGRTVVVRPDDVAAAIARARRQHKPHNQARVTFVRDMLSRLAEQYVQQLAWDVPAEDRAEIVEDLRTTREIRIALNLAWMPLTPQGLLTDLYTKPHRLEAAAPELSPAERRSLARPADAPWTPADVPLLDEAAELLGEDDQAARAQARADAERRTAEVEYARNVLRSTGADDMVSAEVLADRFASTGPRLTTAERAAADRTWAYGHVVVDEAQELSPMAWRALLRRVPTRSLTIVGDVAQTSAAAGAHDWARTLDPVLRGSWRVAELTVNYRTPRTVAEAAQRVARAARLPLTPQTSAREVPDALRLTRAADDAALVPTAAAAAHALATEVGGEAGAGRTAVIAVGARTAALLEALRGLGRTPPTGDVVDLDAPLVVLTPTQAKGLEFDAVVLVEPAEVLAASGGDLYVAMTRPTRVLEVVHSRPLPTGLAD from the coding sequence GTGGCTGGGAGCGACCGGGAGCTGGACGGCGAGCAGAGGGTCGTCGACGGGCTGTACGCGCGCCTCGACGAGCTGCGCGCGCAGGCGCGCCGACGCCTCGCCGACGTGCGCCGTCAGCGGCCCTCGGGCTCCCCGCAGAACCGCTCGGAGCGGGACGCCTTCGCGACCCTGTACGAGGACCGGGTGGCGCAGCTCGAGGCCGTCGAGGACCGGCTCGCCTTCGGCCGGCTCGACCTCGTCGAGGGCGAGCGCCGGTACATCGGCCGCATCGGCCTCAACGACGACGAGCAGACGCCCCTGCTGACGGACTGGCGCGCGCCCGCCGCGCAGGCGTTCTACCGCGCGACGTCGGCCCGGCCCGACGGCGTGGTGCGCCGCCGCCACCTCGTCACCGCGGGCCGTCGCGTCACGGGCGTCGAGGACGACGTGCTGGACCTCGACGCGTTCACCGCCGCGGGCGCCGACCCCGACAGCCTCTCCGGCCTGTCCGGCGAGGGCGCGCTGCTGGCGGCGCTCGCCGCCGGGCGCACGGGACGCATGGGCGACATCGTCGCGACCATCCAGGCCGAGCAGGACGCGATCATCCGCTCGGAGCTCAGCGGTGCGCTCGTGGTGCAGGGCGGCCCGGGCACCGGCAAGACCGCCGTCGCGCTGCACCGCGCGGCCTACCTGCTCTACAACCACCGGCGCCTCCTGGAGCGCTCCGGCGTGCTGCTGGTCGGGCCCTCACGAACCTTCCTGCGCTACATCGACCAGGTCCTGCCGTCGCTCGGGGAGACGGGCGTCGTGACCGCGACGGTCGCCGAGCTCGTGCCCGGGGTCGAGGCGCGGGGAGTCGAGGACGACGCCGTCGCGGCGGTCAAGGGCCGCGCCGTCATGGCGCGCGTCGTGGCGCGCGCCGTGCGCCAGCGCCAGCGCGTCCCTGCGGAGCCGGTGCGGGTGCGGATCGACGGGCGGACGGTCGTCGTGCGGCCCGACGACGTCGCCGCGGCGATCGCGCGCGCGCGCCGCCAGCACAAGCCGCACAACCAGGCGCGCGTGACGTTCGTGCGGGACATGCTGTCCCGGCTCGCGGAGCAGTACGTCCAGCAGCTCGCGTGGGACGTCCCGGCGGAGGACCGCGCCGAGATCGTCGAGGACCTGCGCACGACGCGGGAGATCCGCATCGCCCTGAACCTCGCGTGGATGCCCCTGACGCCGCAGGGGCTCCTCACGGACCTGTACACGAAGCCGCACCGCCTCGAGGCGGCCGCACCCGAGCTGTCGCCGGCCGAGCGCCGCAGCCTCGCGCGGCCCGCGGACGCGCCGTGGACGCCCGCCGACGTGCCGCTGCTCGACGAGGCCGCGGAGCTGCTCGGCGAGGACGACCAGGCCGCGCGGGCCCAGGCCCGCGCGGACGCCGAGCGCCGCACCGCCGAGGTGGAGTACGCGCGCAACGTGCTGCGCTCGACGGGTGCGGACGACATGGTGTCGGCGGAGGTGCTCGCGGACCGGTTCGCGAGCACCGGGCCGAGGCTCACGACGGCGGAGCGCGCCGCCGCCGACCGGACGTGGGCCTACGGGCACGTCGTGGTCGACGAGGCGCAGGAGCTGTCGCCGATGGCCTGGCGGGCGCTCCTGCGGCGCGTCCCGACGCGCTCCCTGACCATCGTCGGCGACGTCGCGCAGACCTCGGCCGCCGCGGGTGCGCACGACTGGGCCCGCACGCTGGACCCCGTGCTGCGGGGCAGCTGGCGCGTCGCCGAGCTCACGGTCAACTACCGCACGCCGCGGACGGTGGCGGAGGCCGCCCAGCGGGTCGCCCGCGCCGCGCGGCTGCCCCTCACCCCGCAGACGTCCGCACGCGAGGTGCCGGACGCGCTGCGGCTGACCCGCGCGGCCGACGACGCCGCGCTGGTCCCCACGGCGGCGGCCGCCGCGCACGCGCTCGCGACCGAGGTGGGCGGAGAGGCCGGAGCGGGGCGGACCGCGGTGATCGCGGTCGGTGCGCGCACCGCGGCGCTGCTCGAGGCGCTGCGCGGCCTCGGGCGGACGCCCCCGACCGGTGACGTGGTCGACCTCGACGCGCCGCTGGTCGTGCTGACGCCGACGCAGGCGAAGGGGCTCGAGTTCGACGCGGTGGTGCTGGTGGAGCCGGCGGAGGTGCTGGCGGCCTCCGGGGGCGACCTGTACGTCGCGATGACGCGCCCGACCCGCGTGCTCGAGGTCGTGCACTCCCGGCCGCTGCCGACGGGGCTCGCCGACTGA
- a CDS encoding DUF4956 domain-containing protein has translation MDRLVLIAADLVAVALLTWTYFRRHRRRDLVVAFIGVNVGVLAVAASLGSGGVGAGLGLGLFGVLSIIRLRSTEIGQREVAYYFAALALGILGALPAPEPWQGPALMALLLVAVLAADHPRLLQRHRRQELVLDGAHVDEVALVARLEGLLGARVHTVSVQRVDLVDDTTWVDVRYEVLTPPSGRRRTGRRAGTPVVRTSALARTATSSPGAAPAGTWSGSAPGTTP, from the coding sequence ATGGACCGACTCGTGCTCATCGCCGCCGACCTGGTGGCCGTGGCACTGCTCACGTGGACGTACTTCCGCCGCCACCGCCGCCGCGACCTCGTCGTGGCGTTCATCGGCGTCAACGTGGGCGTCCTCGCCGTCGCTGCGTCGCTCGGCTCCGGCGGCGTCGGCGCCGGGCTCGGTCTCGGCCTCTTCGGCGTGCTCTCGATCATCCGGCTGCGGTCCACCGAGATCGGCCAGCGCGAGGTCGCGTACTACTTCGCCGCGCTCGCGCTGGGGATCCTCGGGGCGTTGCCCGCGCCCGAGCCGTGGCAGGGGCCCGCGCTCATGGCGTTGCTGCTCGTCGCCGTGCTCGCCGCGGACCACCCGCGCCTGCTGCAGCGCCACCGCCGCCAGGAGCTGGTGCTCGACGGTGCGCACGTCGACGAGGTCGCGCTCGTCGCGCGGCTCGAGGGCCTGCTCGGTGCCCGCGTGCACACGGTCAGCGTGCAGCGCGTCGACCTCGTCGACGACACGACCTGGGTCGACGTCCGCTACGAGGTGCTGACGCCGCCGTCGGGGCGTCGCCGCACCGGACGGCGGGCCGGAACGCCGGTCGTGCGCACGAGCGCACTCGCACGCACCGCGACGTCGTCCCCCGGCGCGGCGCCCGCGGGCACGTGGTCCGGTTCCGCGCCCGGGACGACCCCGTGA
- a CDS encoding polyphosphate polymerase domain-containing protein — MTAATAAAAVLPARGLAAAPRPDRAALAEPLARLGTVGLDALVATAALQTRVDRKYLVPLDAVEALLRGLPTDARVLRIGDLRVFDYESVYFDTPDLLAYRLAAHRRRQRFKVRTRTYVDSAACWLEVKTRGSRGTTVKERVEHALEHRADVAPGRAFVCATLTARGVVGADDLVLAPVLVTRYARATLLLPGTASRLTVDVDLTWDDGRTPLHLRRLAVVETKSGSTASAADRALWSLGHRPVRISKYATGLATLRRELPATRWSRTLHRHLLPHATPPDPR, encoded by the coding sequence GTGACGGCCGCGACGGCCGCCGCCGCGGTCCTGCCGGCGCGCGGCCTCGCCGCCGCCCCCCGACCCGACCGCGCCGCGCTCGCCGAGCCCCTCGCCCGGCTCGGGACCGTCGGGCTCGACGCGCTCGTCGCCACCGCCGCGCTGCAGACGCGGGTGGACCGCAAGTACCTGGTCCCGCTCGACGCGGTCGAGGCGCTGCTGCGGGGGCTGCCCACGGACGCGCGCGTGCTCCGGATCGGCGACCTGCGCGTCTTCGACTACGAGTCGGTGTACTTCGACACACCGGACCTGCTCGCGTACCGCCTCGCCGCCCACCGCCGTCGGCAGCGCTTCAAGGTCCGCACCCGCACGTACGTGGACTCGGCGGCCTGCTGGCTCGAGGTCAAGACCCGCGGCAGCCGCGGGACGACCGTCAAGGAGCGGGTGGAGCACGCGCTCGAGCACCGCGCCGACGTGGCGCCCGGCCGCGCGTTCGTGTGCGCGACGCTCACCGCGCGCGGCGTCGTCGGCGCCGACGACCTCGTGCTCGCGCCGGTGCTGGTCACGCGGTACGCCCGCGCGACCCTGCTGCTGCCGGGCACGGCGAGCCGGCTCACCGTCGACGTGGACCTCACGTGGGACGACGGACGCACGCCGCTGCACCTGCGGCGCCTCGCGGTGGTGGAGACCAAGAGCGGGTCGACCGCGTCCGCCGCCGACCGTGCGCTCTGGTCCCTCGGGCACCGCCCCGTGCGCATCTCGAAGTACGCCACGGGGCTGGCGACCCTGCGGCGCGAGCTCCCCGCGACCCGGTGGAGCCGCACCCTGCACCGGCACCTGCTCCCCCACGCCACGCCGCCCGACCCGCGCTGA
- a CDS encoding CotH kinase family protein — translation MPHPVRRTLAAAAVVAALVLPAGALPASAGPGRAAPLPAAVDTGLQGDVTFSVPPGTFTGEVSVALGTAVTGAVVRYTTDGSAPTASSPVYASPLRLTRSTEVRAQAFSGGTPTGEPGTAQYVATAVTTAHDLPVLLLDSYGRGPVADDYHSVAAMEFQPAGGTTSLTADPTLVGRAGYRLRGQSSRMFDKKPYRLELRDAQDDDLDLPFFGMPAESDWVLRGPYADKSLVREALVLDLGREMGLAVPRYRFVEVYVNDDAAPVAADDYRGVYLLLETIKNQKDRLDLKKLDADDVTAPAVEGGYILKFEWKATEGPTLSCAGATATCWTDLEVHDPDDLVAQQRAYITAYVQRLHDVLHGPGRADPATGYPSLIDVGSFVDLVIVNELSRNMDAYYRSLYLYKDRGGLLTAGPLWDYDLTFGVGGYFGNEQTAGWQYQQTRQPVATDWFTILMADPAFANRVRARWQELRRGPLSDAALRQRVATLSAQVENAAARDVRRYPRLTTRMVGPFITSTTGTWRGQVQEVQDWALRRAAWLDGPQAWGAAATPVPTPTATPTPTPTRTPTPTPTPTPTPTPTRTATPTAGPTPTATPTSAPAGCTATFRAVSRWPGGFQGEITVTAGTAAVAGWTVGVTLPAGTTLSQAWNATVTASGSTLQARDAGWNAALRPAASTSFGFLATTSGGEGTPALTCTAR, via the coding sequence ATGCCGCACCCCGTCCGTCGCACGCTCGCCGCCGCCGCCGTCGTGGCGGCCCTCGTCCTCCCGGCGGGCGCGCTGCCCGCGTCCGCCGGACCCGGCCGGGCCGCGCCCCTGCCGGCCGCCGTCGACACCGGCCTGCAGGGCGACGTCACCTTCTCCGTCCCGCCCGGCACGTTCACGGGCGAGGTGTCCGTCGCGCTCGGCACGGCCGTCACGGGCGCCGTGGTCCGCTACACGACCGACGGGTCCGCCCCCACGGCGTCGTCCCCCGTGTACGCCTCCCCCCTGCGGCTCACCCGCAGCACGGAGGTCCGGGCGCAGGCGTTCAGCGGCGGCACGCCGACCGGTGAGCCGGGCACCGCCCAGTACGTCGCCACCGCCGTGACGACGGCGCACGACCTCCCGGTGCTGCTGCTCGACTCCTACGGACGCGGCCCCGTCGCCGACGACTACCACTCGGTCGCGGCCATGGAGTTCCAGCCGGCGGGCGGCACGACGTCGCTCACCGCCGATCCGACGCTCGTCGGCCGGGCCGGGTACCGCCTGCGCGGGCAGTCCAGCCGCATGTTCGACAAGAAGCCGTACCGCCTCGAGCTGCGCGACGCGCAGGACGACGACCTCGACCTGCCCTTCTTCGGCATGCCCGCCGAGTCGGACTGGGTGCTGCGCGGTCCGTACGCCGACAAGTCGCTCGTGCGCGAGGCCCTCGTGCTCGACCTCGGGCGCGAGATGGGCCTCGCCGTGCCGCGGTACCGGTTCGTCGAGGTCTACGTCAACGACGACGCCGCTCCCGTCGCCGCGGACGACTACCGGGGCGTCTACCTCCTGCTGGAGACCATCAAGAACCAGAAGGACCGCCTGGACCTCAAGAAGCTCGACGCCGACGACGTCACGGCCCCCGCGGTCGAGGGCGGGTACATCCTGAAGTTCGAGTGGAAGGCCACGGAGGGCCCGACGCTGTCGTGCGCCGGCGCGACGGCCACCTGCTGGACCGACCTGGAGGTGCACGACCCCGACGACCTCGTCGCCCAGCAGCGGGCGTACATCACGGCGTACGTGCAACGACTGCACGACGTCCTGCACGGGCCGGGGCGCGCCGACCCGGCGACCGGGTACCCGTCGCTCATCGACGTGGGCTCGTTCGTCGACCTGGTGATCGTCAACGAGCTGAGCCGCAACATGGACGCCTACTACCGCAGCCTCTACCTGTACAAGGACCGCGGCGGGCTGCTGACGGCGGGCCCGCTGTGGGACTACGACCTCACCTTCGGCGTCGGCGGGTACTTCGGCAACGAGCAGACCGCCGGGTGGCAGTACCAGCAGACGCGCCAGCCCGTGGCCACGGACTGGTTCACGATCCTGATGGCGGACCCCGCGTTCGCCAACCGCGTGCGCGCACGCTGGCAGGAGCTGCGGCGCGGACCGCTCTCGGACGCCGCGCTGCGCCAGCGGGTGGCGACGCTGTCGGCACAGGTGGAGAACGCCGCGGCGCGGGACGTGCGGCGCTACCCGCGCCTGACGACCCGCATGGTGGGCCCGTTCATCACGTCCACCACGGGCACGTGGCGCGGGCAGGTGCAGGAGGTGCAGGACTGGGCGCTGCGCCGGGCGGCCTGGCTCGACGGCCCGCAGGCATGGGGCGCGGCCGCGACGCCCGTGCCCACGCCCACGGCCACGCCGACGCCGACGCCGACCCGGACGCCCACTCCCACACCGACACCCACACCGACACCCACACCGACGCGGACCGCGACTCCCACGGCCGGCCCGACCCCGACGGCCACGCCCACGTCCGCGCCCGCGGGGTGCACGGCGACGTTCCGTGCCGTGTCCCGGTGGCCGGGCGGTTTCCAGGGCGAGATCACGGTCACGGCGGGCACGGCGGCCGTGGCGGGGTGGACGGTCGGCGTGACGCTGCCCGCCGGCACGACGCTGTCCCAGGCGTGGAACGCGACCGTGACCGCGTCGGGCAGCACGCTGCAGGCCCGCGACGCCGGCTGGAACGCCGCGCTGCGACCGGCCGCCTCCACCAGCTTCGGGTTCCTGGCCACCACGTCGGGAGGCGAGGGCACACCGGCCCTGACCTGCACGGCGCGGTGA
- the serA gene encoding phosphoglycerate dehydrogenase, producing MPTALLLENLHPQARQILETAGFDVVTRTGALDEGELIEALAGVQVLGIRSKTHVSAEVLAAAPDLEVVGAFCIGTNQIDLHAAADRGVAVFNAPFSNTRSVVEIAIADIIALTRRLTVLDTEMHAGVWNKSATGAHEVRGRTLGIIGYGNIGTQLSVLAENLGMSVVFYDTAEKLALGNARRMDTLDELLETADVVTLHVDGRSGNAGMFGAKQFARMRPGAVFLNLSRGFVVDYAALREAVLSGHVAGAAVDVFPVEPKRKGDPFESELRGLPNVILTPHTGGSTEEAQEAIGRFVANKVRDHLATGSTNLSVNLPNLALDQRPDAHRIAYLHRNVPGVLATINATLAEHGVNIEGQLLATRGELGYVVTDVSTLIDPAVVQALAGRPESLRLRLLS from the coding sequence GTGCCCACCGCGCTGCTGCTGGAGAACCTCCACCCCCAGGCCCGCCAGATCCTCGAGACGGCCGGCTTCGACGTCGTCACCCGGACGGGTGCGCTCGACGAGGGCGAGCTGATCGAGGCCCTCGCCGGCGTCCAGGTGCTCGGGATCCGCTCGAAGACGCACGTGTCGGCCGAGGTGCTCGCCGCCGCGCCCGACCTCGAGGTCGTCGGGGCGTTCTGCATCGGGACCAACCAGATCGACCTGCACGCGGCCGCGGACCGCGGCGTCGCCGTGTTCAACGCGCCCTTCTCGAACACGCGGTCGGTCGTCGAGATCGCGATCGCCGACATCATCGCGCTGACCCGCCGGCTCACGGTGCTCGACACCGAGATGCACGCGGGTGTCTGGAACAAGTCCGCCACGGGCGCCCACGAGGTCCGCGGGCGGACGCTCGGCATCATCGGGTACGGCAACATCGGCACGCAGCTGTCCGTGCTCGCGGAGAACCTCGGCATGTCGGTGGTCTTCTACGACACCGCCGAGAAGCTCGCCCTCGGCAACGCGCGCCGCATGGACACGCTGGACGAGCTGCTCGAGACGGCCGACGTGGTGACGCTGCACGTCGACGGCCGCTCGGGCAACGCGGGCATGTTCGGTGCCAAGCAGTTCGCGCGCATGCGCCCCGGGGCCGTCTTCCTCAACCTGTCGCGCGGGTTCGTCGTCGACTACGCCGCGCTGCGCGAGGCGGTGCTGTCCGGCCACGTCGCGGGCGCCGCGGTGGACGTCTTCCCCGTGGAGCCCAAGCGCAAGGGGGACCCGTTCGAGTCGGAGCTGCGCGGCCTGCCGAACGTCATCCTCACCCCGCACACCGGCGGGTCGACCGAGGAGGCGCAGGAGGCCATCGGCCGGTTCGTCGCGAACAAGGTGCGCGACCACCTCGCCACCGGCTCGACGAACCTGTCCGTCAACCTGCCCAACCTCGCCCTCGACCAGCGTCCCGACGCCCACCGCATCGCCTACCTGCACCGCAACGTGCCGGGCGTGCTGGCAACCATCAACGCCACGCTCGCGGAGCACGGCGTGAACATCGAGGGCCAGCTCCTGGCGACGCGCGGCGAGCTGGGGTACGTCGTCACCGACGTGAGCACGCTCATCGACCCCGCCGTCGTCCAGGCGCTGGCCGGCCGGCCCGAGTCGCTGCGCCTGCGGCTGCTGTCCTGA
- a CDS encoding DUF5302 domain-containing protein gives MVNDDRPNAASDEAKARFREALERKKTQGHRTADGTRNTGQVHGSETAGPTQRRFQRKSGSA, from the coding sequence ATGGTGAACGACGACCGGCCGAACGCGGCCAGCGACGAGGCGAAGGCCCGGTTCCGCGAGGCGCTCGAGCGCAAGAAGACGCAGGGCCACCGCACGGCCGACGGCACGCGCAACACGGGCCAGGTGCACGGCTCCGAGACCGCCGGCCCCACGCAGCGGCGGTTCCAGCGCAAGTCGGGCTCCGCCTGA
- the nrdR gene encoding transcriptional regulator NrdR has translation MHCPFCRHTDSRVVDSRTSDDGSSIRRRRQCPSCHRRFTTVETASLSVVKRSGATEPFSREKIANGVRKACQGRPVSEDDLALLAQKVEETLRSAGSAEIDAYEIGLAILGPLRELDEVAYLRFASVYQAFDSLDDFEAAITVLRAEREQQGAADAAAGASADEPAR, from the coding sequence GTGCACTGTCCGTTCTGCCGGCACACCGACTCGCGGGTCGTCGACTCCCGTACGTCCGACGACGGGTCCTCCATCCGGCGGCGTCGCCAGTGCCCCAGCTGCCACCGCCGGTTCACGACGGTCGAGACGGCCAGCCTGTCGGTCGTCAAGCGCTCGGGCGCGACGGAGCCGTTCAGCCGCGAGAAGATCGCGAACGGCGTCCGGAAGGCGTGCCAGGGTCGTCCCGTCAGCGAGGACGACCTCGCGCTGCTCGCGCAGAAGGTCGAGGAGACGCTGCGCTCCGCCGGCTCGGCCGAGATCGACGCCTACGAGATCGGCCTCGCGATCCTGGGGCCGCTGCGGGAGCTGGACGAGGTCGCGTACCTGCGCTTCGCGAGCGTGTACCAGGCCTTCGACTCGCTCGACGACTTCGAGGCGGCCATCACGGTGCTCCGCGCGGAGCGGGAGCAGCAGGGCGCGGCGGACGCCGCCGCCGGCGCGTCGGCGGACGAGCCCGCCCGCTGA
- a CDS encoding LysM peptidoglycan-binding domain-containing protein: MSAMTIAPGRIAAGTTAGPTGGAGRAAPGRPSARVARTTAAEAPLRLTARGRLVVWLLALTLAVASGVGGAALSARADGPRGGTEVERVVVAPGETLWGLAAAVAGPGDDVRDVVLQLMELNELPAGGLQAGQTVVVPAR; this comes from the coding sequence ATGAGCGCGATGACGATCGCACCGGGCCGGATCGCGGCCGGGACGACGGCCGGACCGACGGGCGGGGCGGGGCGAGCGGCCCCCGGGCGCCCGTCGGCACGGGTGGCGCGCACGACCGCGGCGGAGGCCCCGCTGCGGCTCACGGCGCGCGGCCGCCTCGTCGTCTGGCTGCTGGCGCTCACGCTCGCGGTCGCGTCGGGCGTCGGTGGCGCCGCGCTGTCGGCCCGGGCGGACGGCCCGCGGGGCGGGACCGAGGTGGAGCGCGTCGTGGTGGCGCCGGGGGAGACGCTCTGGGGCCTGGCCGCCGCGGTCGCCGGCCCCGGCGACGACGTGCGCGACGTGGTGCTGCAGCTCATGGAGCTGAACGAGCTGCCGGCGGGCGGGCTGCAGGCCGGGCAGACGGTCGTGGTCCCCGCCCGCTGA
- the lexA gene encoding transcriptional repressor LexA: MGVQGGTRTAATAAQDVTSAAATVVELGADGASDGLTARQRLVLDTIRASVEARGYPPSMREIGDAVGLTSPSSVKHQLTALERKGFLRRDPHRPRAIEVVQPDDARTVGTLPPARGVDLGTDAPERDGAPAPSYVPVVGRIAAGGPILAEQVVEDVFPLPRQLVGEGDLFLLRVAGDSMVDAAICDGDWVVVRRQPVAENGQIVAAMIDGEATVKTLKRTDGHVWLLPHNPAYSPILGDEATVLGRVVSVLRSL; encoded by the coding sequence GTGGGCGTGCAGGGCGGGACCAGGACGGCCGCGACGGCCGCGCAGGACGTCACGAGCGCCGCGGCGACGGTCGTCGAGCTCGGCGCCGACGGGGCCTCCGACGGGCTCACGGCGCGCCAGCGCCTCGTCCTCGACACGATCCGCGCGTCGGTGGAGGCCCGCGGGTACCCCCCGAGCATGCGCGAGATCGGCGACGCGGTCGGCCTCACGAGCCCCTCGAGCGTCAAGCACCAGCTCACCGCGCTCGAGCGCAAGGGCTTCCTGCGTCGCGACCCGCACCGGCCGCGCGCGATCGAGGTCGTGCAGCCGGACGACGCGCGGACCGTCGGCACGCTGCCCCCCGCCCGCGGCGTCGACCTGGGCACGGACGCGCCCGAGCGCGACGGCGCACCGGCCCCGTCCTACGTGCCGGTGGTCGGGCGGATCGCCGCCGGCGGGCCGATCCTCGCGGAGCAGGTCGTCGAGGACGTGTTCCCGCTCCCCCGGCAGCTGGTCGGCGAGGGAGACCTCTTCCTCCTGCGGGTCGCGGGCGACTCGATGGTCGACGCGGCGATCTGCGACGGCGACTGGGTCGTGGTGCGCCGCCAGCCGGTCGCGGAGAACGGCCAGATCGTCGCGGCCATGATCGACGGCGAGGCGACCGTGAAGACGTTGAAGCGCACCGACGGGCACGTGTGGCTCCTGCCGCACAACCCCGCCTACTCCCCCATCCTGGGCGACGAGGCCACCGTCCTCGGCCGCGTGGTCAGCGTGCTGCGCAGCCTCTGA